In Paludibaculum fermentans, the genomic stretch CAGAGTGATCCGCAGGCCTTGGCCGAGGATCAGCCAGAGGATGCGCGGTCGGCTGGCTCCGATGGCGACGCGGATGCCGATCTCGCGGGTGCGGCGGACGACGGAGTAGGCGATGAGGCCGTAGAGCCCGACCAGCGCCAGGGCGAGGCCGACCAGGCCGGTCACGCTGACCATCTGGAGAACGACTAGCGACGGGCCCAGGACTCCCAGTTCATAGAAGACTTCGATGGGCCGCGTGTTGAAAACGGGCTGGTTCGGGTCGATGTTGCGGACGGTGCGCAGGACTGGGCCGGAGATTTCGCGCGGGTCGCCGAAGGTGTGGATGAAGAGCGTAAGCCGCGTGCGCGGGGCCTGGGTGAGGGGCATGTAAAAGTAAGGCTGCGGCTTCTCGGTGAGTGAGAGGTACTTGGCTGTTTTGGCGACGCCGACAATCTGGAGGAACTCGCCCTTGAGGCCGAGGCGGAAGCGTTTGCCCAGCGGGTCCTGGTCGGGGTAGAAGCGCCGAGCGAACTCCTGGTTGACCACGGCGATACGGGCCGATTCGGCGGTGTCGCGGAGGGAGAAGGCGCGGCCCTGGAGGATGGGGGTGCCCACGGTTTCGAAGTAGTCCTCGCCGACGATGTTGGCGGAGACCGAGACGGTGGCTTTGCCGCCGGGCAGTGGAGCGCCTTCGGGGATAATTTCCTCATCCGTGAAGTTTGGCCGGAACGGGACGCCGCGGCTGAGAGCGGCGGAGCGGACTCCGGGCAGGCGGCGCACTTCGTCGGCCAAACGGCGGTAAAACACGGTGGATTGATCCGGGGAATAACGCAGCAGGGACGGGTCGAACTCGACCATCATCATGTGGTCGGTGCGGATGCCGGGGTCGGCCAGCATCATCTGGCGGAAAGCGTCAAGAAACGTACCAAAGGCGACGAGCAGGACGAGCGAAGCCGCGACCTGGGCCCCGACAAGGAACTGGCGGCCGAAGGCGCGGCCCTTCCTGGGTTCGCCTGTCTCGCCGGATTTGAGGGTCGGCGAGACCTCCATTTTGGTGGAGTGCCAGGCGGGTACGACGCCGAAGAGCAGGGCGCTGGCGATGGAGACGACGATGCTGAAAAGCAGGACGCGCCAATCCAGTTGGGCGGAGATGGCGATGGGTGTGTCGGTGGGCAGTTGAATCGAAGTGAGATAGCGGATGGCACCTTGGGCGAGCAGGATGCCCGCCGCGCCGCCGAGCAGCGCGAGCAGGACGCTTTCGGTCACCAGTTGCTGGAAGAGGCGGCCTCGTCCGGCGCCGATGGCGAGGCGGATGGCGATCTCGCGGGAACGGGCCCGGGCCCGCGCCAGCAACAGGTTAGCGACATTGGCGGAGGCGACCAGGAGGACGAGGGCGGAGAGGGTCATCAGCAGAGCCATGGCTCCGACGGCCGGCGGAAACTGCTGGACGCGCGACTCGAGTTCCGTGCGGACGGCGAAGCGGATGCCGCGGTTGGTGTCGGGGTATTCGCGGGCCAGGGCGGCGGCCAGGGCGTCGAGCTCGGAGCGTGCCTGCCGGATGGTGGCGCCCGGTTTGAGGCGGCCGCGCAGCAGGAGGGACCGGGCGGAGCGGTCCTGCAGAATGCCGGCTCCGGAGCGGTTGGCAAGGCGGCCGGCCATGGTGAGGGGGAAGTAGAGGGCCGGGCGGATGAGCGGATCCATGCCGGTGAAGCTCTCGGGCGCCACGCCGATGATGGTGAAGGGGATGCCGTTGAGGCGGAGGGTGGTGCCGGCGGCGTCAGGATCGGATCCCAACTGGTTGCGCCAGAATTCGTGGCTGACGACGACTACCGGTTCGCGGTCCGGCGCGGCGGTTTCGTCGTCGCGAAACGCGCGGCCCAGCACCGGCTGGATGCCGAGGGTCTGGAAGAAGCCGTCGCTGACGACCGCGCCCATCTTCCATTGAGCGATGTCGTCGGCGGTGCGGGCGACGCCCAACCCGTAGAGATGGTAGCCGGCGACTGAAGAGAAGGCGCGGCTGCGGGCGCGGATCTCCTGCAGTTCGGGGTAGGGCAGGCCCTCGAAGGCTTCGTGATCGCTGACGCCGGTGATCTGGACAAGTTCCGAAGGATTGTGCGCGGCGATGGGCCGCAGGAGCAAGGCATCGGCCAGACTGAAGCTGGCGGTATTGGCCCCAATGCCGAGCGCCAGGGAGAGGATGGCGGTGAGGGCAAAGACGGGCGAGCGGCGCAGGGCGCGCAGACCGAAGACGAGATCCTGTTTGAGACGCTCCAGATTGGTCCAGCCCCACATATCGCGTGTGACCTCCTTGATGAGGGCGACGTTGCCGAAGTCCTCGGTGATTGGGCCGCCGTCCCGGGCAGACTGTGCGAGGTGGAACTGGATCTCTTCATCAAGTTCCTGCTCGCGGCGGTGCCGTTGGAGAAACCAGCGAAAGAAGCTCATGCGGGATCGCCCTCGGCTCCGCGGTTCAACATACCTTCCATGGCTTTGGAGAACTGATCCCAGCGGTCGCGTTCGGCGATGAGTTGCGCGCGTCCGGCGATGGTGAGGCTGTAGTATTTGGCGCGCTGGCTGTTCTCGGTGAGGCGCCACTCGGACTGGATCCAGCCGCGCTTTTCCAGGCGGTGGAGGGCCGGGTAGAGGGAACCGGTTTCCACCTGGAGGAGGTCGCCGGAGCCAGACCGGATGGAGTTGCTGATGGCGTAGCCGTGCTGCGCACCCCAGCAGAGGGTTTGGAGGATGAGCAGGTCGAGCGTGCCCTGGAGCAGCTCAATGCGGTTTTGGTAGCGGTCTGGCTTCGGCATAGAAGGGATGTAGAAAGTCTACATGGTGAGGGTGTAGAGAGTCTACAGGGTTCAGCGCGTTCGAGTGTGTATTTACAGGTGTGAATGGGACAGGATGTGGGTGTGCTTGGCAGACGTGGGGCGCGGAGGCCGAGGCAAATGGGGTGCGGTAGACTCAGATCATGCAGCGGACACAGCGTCTGACGGCGATTATTGAGCGCGAAGAAGACGGGTTCGTCTCATTGTGTCCTGAGTTGGATATCGCGAGTCAGGGCGAGTCCATCGAAGAGGCTCGGGCGAACCTGGTGGAAGCATTGACGCTGTTTTTTGAAGCAGCTGACCCGTCTGAGGTCGCGCGCCGGTATCACGGAGACGTTCTCATTACTCAAGTTGAGGTTCCCGTTGGGTAAGCTTCGAGTTCTTTCCGGTAGGGAGGTCTGCCGGATTCTCGAAGCGAGTGGTTTTGTGAACGTTCGCCAACGAGGCAGCCATCGCATAATGCAGCGCCGGGTTGATGGCACGACGTTCACGGTGCCGGTCCCGTTGCATGATCCTCTTCGCTCAGGCACATTGTCGAGTATTGTGCGGCAATCGGGATTGCCACGGACCCTATTCGAATAGACATCGGCTGTAACTCAGAAGAACCCCGACAGGCGATGGTGCGTTTTATTGACAAGTCGGCTTACCGGCCTTTGGACGTCATGAAAGGTAGTGTCGGCGGTCGGGCGGCGGGCGACAGGAAGTGCCGGGTCAAGGTGATGCTGTCCAGCTCGCAACATCTGGAGACGGTGGGAGTGGGTGTTCGCGGATGACGATCCTGCGTAGAGGGAAAGTGGCGGCGCTGATCGCGCTGCCGAGAGCGGCCCGGGCGGTTGGGCGCGGATGAGGACCAGCACCAATCCAAGGAAGACTGGAAGGATGCGGTGATGAGCCCGGGGTTGAATGGAGACGGGCTGTAGTTGCTAGGCCGGATGCGCCATCCGCGAGGTAGCGATGACGATGCCGACGTACAGCAGGAACACGCCGGCGAGCGCGGCCTTGTCTCGCAGGGAGAGGCGGAGCTCGGGCCAGGGAAGAGGGACTCCCCGGCCTCGGATGGCAGCTAGGGCGAGGCCGGCGACGACCAACAGGACGGTGGCCGCGGTGAGGAGGGTGGCCAGCGCGTGCGAGTTTGGCTGCTGGGCCAACCGGCTGAGTTCGAGGGCCTCGAAGTTCGACTTGCAGGCGATCGCGAACGTCAGCGTGAGGAAGATGTTCGCGTAAGCGGCACGGCGGGCGGGGTTGGGGAAGTCGGCCGCGTGCGAAAGCATGAGCAGCGACATGAGCCCGCGGAGCAGATTCATTGCCGGCACTCGAAACACCATGAAGAGAGATTTGGGCGCCACGGCGACTGCTCCGGCAAAGGGGTTTCGCAGGGCGGGCAGCTCTGCCGGCATGGCTGCGTAGCCTGCGGCCAGCAGCAGGAACGGCGCGGCGAACAGGAGGAGAGCCGAGGTGAGTGTCGTTCGAGACATCGGTTTGAGTAGCAGCCTGCTGCGACCAGACTAGCAGTGGAGCGATCGGTTCCGAGCCGGAGTGGGCGACGGGGATCACGGGCAGGCCATTGGGGGCGCTCCAAGCTCCCTCTGTTGGGATAGATTGGTGTCCGTATGCTGATCCGTTGTACTTCCCTGATTCTGCTGGCTTCGCTGGCGGCGATTGCTTCCGATCCGTCCACGGTGGAAGGCGCGTATGGCCGCTTGTCCACGGATAAGTCGTCTTACCGGCCTTTGGATGTGGTGAAGGTGAAGGTCGGCGGCCGGGCGGCGGGCGACCGCAAGTGCCGGGTGAAGGTCGCTGATCCGGATCAGCGGGTGTACTTCGAAAAGGACGTCGATCTGGAGGCCAATCAGGGCCGGGTCCAGTTCACCGCTTCCGGCAAGCTCGGCGTGCACTACGTGTACCTGTGGTGGCCTGAGGCAAAGAAGTACAGCAGGTATGTGAATTTCCGGCTGGATGCGGAGACCGGCATCGAGTCCGGAGACAGGGACTTCGACACCATCTACCCGTTCACGCACGAACGCGTGCAACTGGGGCGGCGCGACTACATGACGAAGCGCGGCCGGTTTGTGGGTTACATTTCGGCCGATACCAACCACTTCGATGGCATCTGGCTGCGCGACTGGATCTATACGCTGCCGGCATACAAATATTGGGAGCGCGAGATGCAGTGCGGGCTCGACCGGTTTCTGGAGGTGCAGCGCGAAGACGGCCAGACGCCGGATGGGATCGAGCGCGACGGGCGGACGTGGCGGGTTGGGCTGGAGAGCGATGTCGAGTACATCCTGACGCTGGGCGTGTGGGACACGTGGAAAGCGACGGGCGACGATGCGTGGCTGCGGGCCGCGATGCCGAAGCTGGAAAAGGCCCTCAGCTACATTCGCAGCGACGCCAAGCATTGGGACGCGAAGAACCGGCTGATCCAGCGGCAGCACAGCTGCGATACGTGGGACTACGACATCGATGGCGCTACGGATCACGGCGCCAGCCGGCACGTGATTGCGAACTGCGACCAGAGCGGGTATGCGCTGGCGTTTCGCGGGATGAGCGAGATGTACCGGTATCTGGGCGATAACGCGGCGGCGGAGCGCTGGGCGAAGGAGGCCGGCGAGTATCGTGAGCGGGCGATGAAGATGCTGTGGGACGGCACGAAGTTCCTGCATCACGTGCACCTGGATGCCATCGACCACGGGGGTTTCGACGAGACGAAGCAGCTCACCATGGGCAATACGTGGGCGATGACGCGCGGGCTCGCCGATGAGAAGCAGTCGATCAAGATCATCGATGAATACCGGCGGCGTCAAAAGGAAACGGGCGACAAATACCCGTGGTGGAGCCTGCAGCCGGGCTACCCGGACCGGCTCGGCTATTGGAAGGACAAGTACCGGCTGGAGGGTGCCTACGCCAATGGCGGCCTCATGCCGTGGGTGGGCGGAGAACTGGCGCGGGCTTCGTTCTTTTATGGTCGCGAGTCGTATGGCGTCGAGCTGATGCGGCAGTATGCGGATCATCTGCGGCGGACCGGGGGCGCGCAGGTCTGGTATTTTCCCGATGGGACTCCGGGCTACCGCACGACGAATGAGGTGAACTACGCGGGGTGGGGCATGGCGCAGTGGGTTGACGCGCTGGTGGAAGGACTGGCGGGCATCCGGGATCCGCAAGGCCAGATGCGTGCGGTGGAGATTTCGCCGCGTTGGGCAGCGGCGGGCGTAAAGGAAGTGCGGGCGACGGCGCGGTATGGAGCGTCGGAGGCGTACTTCAGCTACAAGTGGGCAGCGGAGCCGGCGTCGATTGAGATCGAGTATTCGGGCTCGGGCGAGAAGGCGGAGTTCCGGGTGCTGCTGCCGGCGGGGTTTGCTCCGCGGGCGGTGATGGTAAATGGGACTGACGTGAAGTTCGAGCGGGAAGACGTGGGGGCGAGCGTGTATATCCGGTTCCAGCCTGCGAGTGGGACGCGCGGCACGATTCGCATCGGCCGCGCGTGAGAGTAGTTAGGCCGTCACAGGGGCCGGTTCCGTGGGTTTCATGAACGCCTTGATGCCGTAGATCAACAGCAGCCCGACGATCAGGTAAACG encodes the following:
- a CDS encoding ABC transporter permease, whose translation is MSFFRWFLQRHRREQELDEEIQFHLAQSARDGGPITEDFGNVALIKEVTRDMWGWTNLERLKQDLVFGLRALRRSPVFALTAILSLALGIGANTASFSLADALLLRPIAAHNPSELVQITGVSDHEAFEGLPYPELQEIRARSRAFSSVAGYHLYGLGVARTADDIAQWKMGAVVSDGFFQTLGIQPVLGRAFRDDETAAPDREPVVVVSHEFWRNQLGSDPDAAGTTLRLNGIPFTIIGVAPESFTGMDPLIRPALYFPLTMAGRLANRSGAGILQDRSARSLLLRGRLKPGATIRQARSELDALAAALAREYPDTNRGIRFAVRTELESRVQQFPPAVGAMALLMTLSALVLLVASANVANLLLARARARSREIAIRLAIGAGRGRLFQQLVTESVLLALLGGAAGILLAQGAIRYLTSIQLPTDTPIAISAQLDWRVLLFSIVVSIASALLFGVVPAWHSTKMEVSPTLKSGETGEPRKGRAFGRQFLVGAQVAASLVLLVAFGTFLDAFRQMMLADPGIRTDHMMMVEFDPSLLRYSPDQSTVFYRRLADEVRRLPGVRSAALSRGVPFRPNFTDEEIIPEGAPLPGGKATVSVSANIVGEDYFETVGTPILQGRAFSLRDTAESARIAVVNQEFARRFYPDQDPLGKRFRLGLKGEFLQIVGVAKTAKYLSLTEKPQPYFYMPLTQAPRTRLTLFIHTFGDPREISGPVLRTVRNIDPNQPVFNTRPIEVFYELGVLGPSLVVLQMVSVTGLVGLALALVGLYGLIAYSVVRRTREIGIRVAIGASRPRILWLILGQGLRITLAGAAVGLVLSVPLFRVLSSALAGLGPLSPWTLAAVPLGLVVITTAACALPAFRASAIDPLNALRNE
- a CDS encoding PadR family transcriptional regulator, which gives rise to MPKPDRYQNRIELLQGTLDLLILQTLCWGAQHGYAISNSIRSGSGDLLQVETGSLYPALHRLEKRGWIQSEWRLTENSQRAKYYSLTIAGRAQLIAERDRWDQFSKAMEGMLNRGAEGDPA
- a CDS encoding type II toxin-antitoxin system HicB family antitoxin, with product MQRTQRLTAIIEREEDGFVSLCPELDIASQGESIEEARANLVEALTLFFEAADPSEVARRYHGDVLITQVEVPVG
- a CDS encoding type II toxin-antitoxin system HicA family toxin — encoded protein: MGKLRVLSGREVCRILEASGFVNVRQRGSHRIMQRRVDGTTFTVPVPLHDPLRSGTLSSIVRQSGLPRTLFE
- a CDS encoding glucosidase family protein, with product MLIRCTSLILLASLAAIASDPSTVEGAYGRLSTDKSSYRPLDVVKVKVGGRAAGDRKCRVKVADPDQRVYFEKDVDLEANQGRVQFTASGKLGVHYVYLWWPEAKKYSRYVNFRLDAETGIESGDRDFDTIYPFTHERVQLGRRDYMTKRGRFVGYISADTNHFDGIWLRDWIYTLPAYKYWEREMQCGLDRFLEVQREDGQTPDGIERDGRTWRVGLESDVEYILTLGVWDTWKATGDDAWLRAAMPKLEKALSYIRSDAKHWDAKNRLIQRQHSCDTWDYDIDGATDHGASRHVIANCDQSGYALAFRGMSEMYRYLGDNAAAERWAKEAGEYRERAMKMLWDGTKFLHHVHLDAIDHGGFDETKQLTMGNTWAMTRGLADEKQSIKIIDEYRRRQKETGDKYPWWSLQPGYPDRLGYWKDKYRLEGAYANGGLMPWVGGELARASFFYGRESYGVELMRQYADHLRRTGGAQVWYFPDGTPGYRTTNEVNYAGWGMAQWVDALVEGLAGIRDPQGQMRAVEISPRWAAAGVKEVRATARYGASEAYFSYKWAAEPASIEIEYSGSGEKAEFRVLLPAGFAPRAVMVNGTDVKFEREDVGASVYIRFQPASGTRGTIRIGRA